A single window of Methylocella tundrae DNA harbors:
- a CDS encoding ferritin family protein, with protein MSRTGQLPAPVKSVDELLAVAEALEQEAATRYRALSARMGRQGDTEMAARFDFLAGIEERHATHVADRGRTMLGHAPDPACARWEVPTGYDEEEASGASLSAYQALAFAVRNEERAFAFYTYVAAEAEHPDLRALAEELARDELEHAALLRHCRRRAFHADRPVFIEHVASVDALRILARRWDSEASAAHAALAKALDEAGESADAAIFRRLAEQESGDNAGAATVPKLRSAADGLRLLEESFDRYAMIVERADDERVVAEAQRLAGEIVGRLALAGGARSNTLLGARSD; from the coding sequence ATGAGCAGAACGGGACAGCTGCCCGCGCCGGTAAAGTCGGTCGATGAACTCCTGGCGGTGGCTGAGGCTTTGGAGCAGGAGGCCGCGACGCGCTACCGCGCCCTTTCGGCGCGCATGGGGCGGCAGGGCGACACCGAGATGGCTGCGCGGTTCGATTTTCTCGCCGGGATCGAGGAGCGCCATGCAACCCATGTCGCAGATCGGGGCAGAACGATGCTGGGTCACGCGCCCGACCCCGCTTGCGCGCGCTGGGAAGTGCCGACCGGTTACGACGAGGAAGAAGCGAGCGGCGCCTCGCTCAGCGCCTATCAAGCGCTTGCCTTCGCCGTGCGCAACGAGGAGCGCGCCTTCGCCTTCTACACCTACGTCGCCGCCGAGGCTGAACATCCCGACCTCCGCGCGCTGGCCGAGGAACTGGCGCGCGACGAGTTGGAGCATGCCGCCCTGCTGCGTCACTGCCGGCGCCGCGCCTTCCATGCCGACCGCCCGGTCTTCATCGAACATGTGGCGAGCGTGGACGCCCTGCGTATTCTCGCAAGGCGTTGGGATAGTGAGGCTTCGGCAGCCCACGCGGCGCTCGCCAAGGCCCTCGACGAGGCCGGCGAGAGTGCGGATGCGGCAATTTTCCGGCGCCTTGCCGAACAGGAGAGCGGCGACAATGCCGGCGCCGCGACCGTACCGAAGCTGCGCAGCGCCGCGGACGGGCTGCGATTGCTCGAGGAAAGCTTCGACCGGTACGCCATGATCGTTGAGCGGGCGGACGACGAGCGGGTCGTGGCGGAGGCGCAGCGTCTCGCCGGTGAGATAGTTGGCCGCCTCGCCCTGGCCGGGGGCGCGCGGAGCAATACGCTGCTCGGCGCCAGATCCGACTGA